A window of Mangifera indica cultivar Alphonso chromosome 13, CATAS_Mindica_2.1, whole genome shotgun sequence contains these coding sequences:
- the LOC123195340 gene encoding uncharacterized protein LOC123195340, with amino-acid sequence MCFWFICDVKEKELGRQEAPGSCPYCAGKVFALDVERQCRFCFLPFCYKIKREYLCNLCSRRLELYH; translated from the coding sequence ATGTGTTTCTGGTTTATATGCGACGTTAAAGAGAAGGAGCTGGGCAGACAAGAAGCTCCCGGATCCTGCCCTTACTGTGCCGGCAAAGTTTTCGCCTTGGACGTTGAGCGTCAATGCAGGTTTTGTTTCTTGCCCTTCTGCTACAAAATCAAGAGAGAATACTTGTGCAATTTATGCTCCCGCCGCTTAGAGTTATATCATTAG